GAATTTCGTGTTGAATAATAAAGTGTTACGCAAAGCACTTCTCCCCGCTCCACTAGGCGAACACGAAATCAGCGTAAAGGATCAAAGCTGCAGCGCTCGATGAGTAGGTGTTTAGGGATCGTATACCTATATCTTGTTCCATCATTGTTGTAATTATTCTTGCTTTCCAATTTTGTGCTTAAAGGGATCGATATGTTCCAAAGTTTTTTATTCAAAGGTATCGCTGGGGGGTTAATCCTTGTGATCGCGCAATTCCTGGCTGCGGGTCAAGTTGCTGCTCAGACGATCGACCTTCCATCGGAATCTACTACTGGTACTTTCACCATTACCATTTCTGGTGGTTATACCTGGTATGTACAAGAACGTACCGAAACTTCAGATTGGAAAACTATCAAATATGGCTCCGGGTACAGTAGTTCTTTTCAGTTAACCAGAGGAGAAGGTATCTTTGATTATAAGTTGCATAACTGTTACCCGTTTTCAGGGGGGTGTAGTTTTGGCGCCATTAAATCAATACACATTGATCTACCCGATCCAACACCTGCGGTGCCCTCGTTATCGGTAGCATCAACTGCTGATGGCGATGGAAAATTCACCGTGACACCCACCAGGCCGACCTATACGTTATATTATAAAT
The Alteromonadaceae bacterium 2753L.S.0a.02 DNA segment above includes these coding regions:
- a CDS encoding hypothetical protein (partial gene); this translates as MFQSFLFKGIAGGLILVIAQFLAAGQVAAQTIDLPSESTTGTFTITISGGYTWYVQERTETSDWKTIKYGSGYSSSFQLTRGEGIFDYKLHNCYPFSGGCSFGAIKSIHIDLPDPTPAVPSLSVASTADGDGKFTVTPTRPTYTLYYKYKQLVDNGGWSSEITRYSPYEFETTQSGVWKFIAKACNSTDACSSYSSSVTVNVAIAPGNTSGLNTPATNDGQYQLSWNAATGSVTRYDLEYRTDTNSNYYDVPGYNGTSTSPTVTMSAGNYRHRVRAC